In Stigmatopora nigra isolate UIUO_SnigA chromosome 2, RoL_Snig_1.1, whole genome shotgun sequence, a single window of DNA contains:
- the LOC144209189 gene encoding sodium channel protein type 4 subunit alpha B-like isoform X2, with protein MKGKNTFWDFWRNRQEQEDLARRVSQLKPLPSQLGKLLENDVVRAQMPKSKMVALLPPVETEVLRKLTTASLEEIHEIKGKNGTERKDDNLGAEKLGKPNEDMESGKPLPFIFGEPAPEFVNTPLEELDPFYQSQKTFVVLDKGNIMHRFNADRACCVLSPFNFSRTTAIKILLNSFFRALILLTVLTNCVFMTLTEPPEWSKFLKYAFIAIYTLEVLVKIAARGFCVGHFTFLWDPCNWLDLLIICTAYMIQVVDLPGLSAFQVLPALKIITVMPGLRRNFGDLRHSVKKMGHVVALTLVTLIVLATLAMHNFMGSLRQKCVLMMPANYSLENVTFHEHISNHVNHFHRPGELDALLCGNRSDSGICPEGYGCLRVGSNPNYGFTNYDSFGWAFLAMIRLATLDFWENLYGMVMRSAGRGYTVYFVLDLVLGSFCLGSLIVAVVAAAYVERKQALMVEDKRKDKEYTYISQMLKKKEKEAAGSTETEHSSAAEEEKPHQTCCSIFTNIFLKWSCCSQFRAKQCLHRFVMDPFFDFFVVICIVLNIIFMAMEHFPMSAEFEVLLTIANLVFTVIFAVEVTLRFLAMGPYCYYQVRWNIFDSVILFLFLLDFVLGDFYRITYLLRVLRLARWWPSFNALLKLIAKLFGSARHSALLLAVITFTFAVVGLHLFGNDYKENVCHISQDCSLPRWHMTDFFHAILLIFRALCGEWIETAWDCMQVAGQPTCLVFYTVVVVLGKLMVLHLFLALLMNGDHHANSQGEGQKNLKAAWNRIRIAMIGLKSQILECIGNQTGWKSQSKIQLNALGTELKGDDSTQEFLALSFVSSEMVASEVKDLGSHEIYKVDSQVKDSQNGKSLVRTQKPIEENVPDKCFSDHCYECCTVLNMESCPAGLRIWTKVRGACVSVVENKYFQAFITFVVLLSSATLAVEDIHLENRLLLKSILEYAELVFTCVFVVEMLLRFFADGFKKYFTNAWCWLDFFVVIISLLYTVPTFMGNSQMPAVESLRTLRPLRLLSRFEGLKVVTTTLFGAIPSILDVLLSCLTLWLIFSIMGVNLFAGKHFHCINSTSEEIISSIEINNKSQCYELMEDYPEIHWTNTKINFDNVPNGYLALLQVATFKGWMDLMYAASDSKLVETQPEYEANMYNYLYFVIFIIFGSFITFNFLIGAIIEYLRQQKAKIGGTGLFMTRHQIKCYNSIKCLSLKGTWRSAPRPENKIQGLLFDLVTKPCFDMVFMVFACLQVLVLAVETYDQSHQKEEILFWMHFIIIVIFTVECIVKIIALRKHYFSFRWNVFDFVLVILFILGIFIQDLMEKYFIYTGALFSIIRFTRVCRILHFLRIANGVRRLIRVLMRSLPALFNIGLFFSLITFTYCVFGMKNFAFVKNGAMLDDMFNFQTFSNSLLCMFAITTSAGWDGLLFPVMNVYPDCDPQAENAGTSVRGDCGKPVLGVLFFASFVILSLLVTVNMYIVVLLEKFEMADEEATDELDQCDFEMFYETWESFDLQASHLIHSSQLSDFCDNLNEPLRIAKPNRVKITSMDLPLVAGDSVYCVDLLVALVIQARGISGELEKTDLKTSMEKKFLARTTGQVEGATEPISSTLRRKQEDVAAAVIQKAYRRHVAQAPAPTGQSIGHGNK; from the exons ATGAaaggaaaaaacacattttgggatttttggaGGAACCGACAGGAGCAAGAAGATCTTGCCAGGCGGGTCAGTCAACTGAAGCCTTTACCTTCTCAACT GGGAAAGTTGCTCGAGAACGATGTTGTCCGAGCACAGATGCCCAAAAGCAAGATGGTGGCCCTGCTGCCCCCTGTGGAAACGGAGGTTTTGCGGAAATTGACGACTGCCTCGCTGGAAGAGATCCATGAAATCAAAGGAAAGAATGgaacagaaagaaaagatgacaACCTG GGAGCTGAAAAGCTGGGGAAGCCAAATGAGGACATGGAGAGTGGGAAGCCCCTTCCATTCATCTTTGGGGAGCCAGCCCCCGAGTTTGTGAACACGCCTCTGGAAGAGCTTGATCCCTTCTACCAATCACAGAAG ACATTCGTCGTTTTGGATAAAGGAAATATCATGCACAGATTTAATGCTGATCGTGCTTGCTGTGTGCTAAGCCCTTTCAATTTCTCGAGGACCACTGCCATTAAGATCCTCCTGAACT CATTTTTCCGTGCACTCATCCTGCTCACAGTATTGACCAATTGCGTGTTCATGACATTGACTGAACCTCCGGAGTGGAGCAAGTTTCTCAA ATACGCTTTTATAGCCATCTACACACTTGAGGTGCTTGTAAAAATTGCCGCTCGAGGATTCTGCGTTGGTCATTTCACCTTCCTCTGGGATCCCTGTAACTGGTTGGACTTGCTGATCATCTGCACGGC ATACATGATACAAGTGGTGGATTTACCCGGTCTATCTGCTTTCCAAGTACTTCCAGCATTGAAGATCATCACAGTGATGCCGG GTTTGAGGAGGAACTTCGGGGATCTGCGGCACTCAGTGAAGAAGATGGGCCATGTCGTGGCACTGACCCTGGTCACCCTCATTGTCCTGGCCACCCTTGCAATGCACAATTTCATGGGTTCCTTGAGGCAAAAATGTGTGCTTATGATGCCTGCCAACTACTCGCTGGAAAACGTAACTTTTCATGAGCACATCAGCAACCACG TCAACCATTTCCATCGGCCCGGAGAACTCGATGCTCTGTTGTGCGGAAATCGTTCTGATTCCGG GATCTGTCCTGAGGGTTACGGATGTCTGAGGGTGGGGTCGAATCCGAATTATGGCTTCACGAACTATGATTCCTTCGGTTGGGCTTTCCTAGCTATGATACGATTGGCGACTCTGGATTTTTGGGAGAACCTTTACGGAATG GTGATGCGCTCAGCTGGTCGAGGGTACACCGTCTACTTTGTACTCGACCTGGtgcttggctctttttgcctagGCAGTTTAATTGTGGCGGTGGTTGCCGCGGCGTACGTGGAGCGAAAGCAGGCCCTCATGGTCGAGGACAAACGGAAGGACAAAGAGTACACGTACATATCCCAAATGTTGAAGAAGAAAGAGAAGGAG GCGGCTGGCAGCACCGAAACGGAGCATTCGTCAGCAGCCGAGGAAG AAAAGCCACATCAAACGTGCTGctccattttcaccaatattTTCCTCAAATGGTCCTGCTGCAGCCAATTCCGGGCTAAACAGTGTCTTCATCGCTTTGTCATGGACCCATTCttcgatttttttgttgtgatcTGCATTGTGCTGAACATCATTTTTATGGCCATGGAGCATTTTCCGATGTCAGCAGAGTTTGAAGTACTGCTCACCATCGCAAACCTG GTCTTCACAGTAATCTTTGCAGTGGAGGTGACCCTCAGATTTCTTGCCATGGGTCCCTACTGCTATTATCAG GTTCGGTGGAACATCTTTGACAGCGTCATTCTTTTCCTCTTTCTGCTTGACTTCGTACTGGGAGACTTTTATCGAATA ACCTATTTGTTGAGAGTATTGAGGTTGGCCAGGTGGTGGCCTTCTTTCAACGCTTTGCTAAAGCTCATCGCAAAGTTGTTTGGGTCCGCGAGACACTCAGCTCTGCTCCTGGCAGTCATCACCTTTACCTTTGCTGTGGTTGGATTACACCTCTTTGGAAATGACTACAAAGAAAATGTGTGTCACATCTCCCAAGATTGCTCCCTACCTCGCTGGCACATGACCGATTTCTTCCACGCCATTCTTTTAATCTTCCGAGCGCTTTGCGGGGAATGGATCGAGACGGCCTGGGATTGCATGCAGGTGGCGGGTCAGCCCACGTGCCTCGTGTTCTACAcagtggtggtggttttgggAAAGCTGATG GTGTTGCATCTATTCCTGGCCTTATTGATGAATGGAGATCATCATGCTAATtcacaaggagaaggacaaaAGAATCTGAAAGCAGCCTGGAATCGGATCAGGATCGCTATGATTGGGCTAAAGTCGCAGATCTTGGAGTGCATAGGAAATCAGACAGGATGGAAAAGCCAATCAAAAATCCAACTAAATGCTCTTG GCACAGAACTCAAGGGGGATGACAGTACCCAGGAGTTTTTGGCACTCAGTTTCGTAAGCTCAGAAATGGTTGCATCCGAGGTCAAGGACCTTGGCTCTCATGAAATCTACAAGGTTGACAGCCAAGTAAAGGATTCACAA AACGGAAAATCTTTAGTGCGCACGCAAAAGCCTATTGAGGAAAACGTACCCGACAAGTGCTTCAGTGACC ACTGTTATGAGTGCTGCACAGTCTTAAACATGGAGTCTTGTCCTGCCGGACTCAGAATTTGGACCAAAGTGAGGGGAGCATGTGTCTCAGtagttgaaaacaaatatttccaaGCCTTCATTACATTTGTTGTCCTGCTGAGCAGTGCAACTCTG GCCGTTGAAGACATCCATCTGGAGAATCGATTGCTGCTCAAGAGCATTTTGGAGTACGCTGAGTTGGTGTTCACGTGCGTCTTTGTGGTAGAGATGCTTCTGAGGTTCTTCGCCGACggatttaaaaagtactttaccAACGCTTGGTGTTGGCTGGACTTCTTCGTTGTGATT ATCTCTCTGCTTTACACGGTCCCCACTTTCATGGGAAATTCCCAAATGCCGGCCGTAGAGTCCCTGAGAACTCTACGACCTTTGAGGCTCTTATCCCGCTTTGAAGGCCTGAAG GTTGTAACAACAACTCTCTTTGGAGCAATCCCGTCCATCTTGGACGTGCTCCTTTCCTGTCTGACACTCTGGTTGATATTCAGCATTATGGGAGTGAATTTGTTTGCAGGAAAACATTTTCACTGCATCAACAGCACATCCGAAGAGATAATTTCCTCTATAGAAATCAACAACAAGTCTCAGTGTTACGAACTGATGGAAGACTACCCTGAAATCCACTGGACTAATACTAAAATCAATTTTGATAATGTGCCCAATGGTTACCTGGCACTTCTACAAGTG GCAACCTTTAAAGGCTGGATGGATCTCATGTATGCAGCATCAGACAGCAAACTA GTTGAAACACAGCCGGAGTATGAGGCCAATATGTACAACTacctctactttgtgatttttatcATCTTTGGATCCTTCATCACCTTCAACTTCTTGATCGGCGCCATCATTGAGTACCTACGGCAGCAAAAAGCCAAGATAG GTGGAACTGGTCTTTTCATGACAAGGCACCAGATAAAATGCTACAATTCCATCAAGTGCTTAAGCCTTAAGGGGACCTGGAGGTCTGCTCCCCGACCAGAA aaTAAAATTCAGGGGCTGCTTTTTGACCTCGTGACCAAACCCTGTTTTGATATGGTCTTCATGGTGTTCGCTTGCCTTCAAGTGCTTGTTTTGGCGGTGGAAACATATGACCAAAGCCATCAGAAGGAGGAGATTTTATTCTGGATGCACTTTATTATCATCGTCATCTTCACCGTGGAGTGTATCGTGAAGATCATTGCACTCCGAAAGCACTACTTCTCATTTCGATGGAACGTCTTTGACTTTGTACTGGTTATCCTCTTCATTTTGG GAATTTTCATACAAGATCTAATGGAAAAGTACTTCATCTACACAGGCGCACTCTTCAGCATCATCCGATTCACTCGTGTCTGCCGAATCCTTCACTTCCTTCGTATTGCCAATGGCGTACGAAGACTGATCCGTGTTTTGATGAGGTCGCTTCCAGCACTCTTTAACATTGGGCTCTTCTTCTCCCTCATCACATTTACCTACTGCGTCTTTGGAATGAAAAACTTTGCTTTTGTGAAGAACGGAGCCATGCTGGATGACATGTTTAACTTTCAGACCTTTTCGAACAGTCTGCTGTGCATGTTTGCTATCACTACGTCAGCCGGTTGGGACGGTTTGCTCTTTCCTGTCATGAACGTGTATCCGGACTGCGATCCCCAGGCGGAAAATGCCGGAACGTCTGTCCGGGGAGACTGTGGGAAGCCGGTGTTGGGTGTCCTCTTCTTCGCCTCCTTCGTTATCCTTTCATTATTGGTGACAGTCAACATGTACATTGTGGTCCTTTTGGAAAAATTTGAGATGGCGGACGAGGAAGCCACTGACGAGCTCGACCAGTGCGACTTTGAAATGTTTTACGAAACCTGGGAAAGTTTCGATCTGCAAGCGTCCCACTTAATTCACTCCAG CCAGCTGTCCGATTTCTGTGACAATCTGAACGAGCCACTACGGATCGCCAAACCCAACAGGGTCAAAATCACTAGTATGGATTTGCCACTGGTTGCTGGGGACAGCGTCTACTGCGTGGACCTCCTAGTAGCCCTTGTCATTCAG GCACGGGGAATTTCAGGAGAACTTGAAAAGACAGATCTCAAAACCAGCATGGAAAAAAAGTTCCTGGCTCGCACCACTGGCCAAGTCGAG GGCGCCACTGAGCCGATTAGCAGCACTTTGAGAAGGAAGCAGGAAGACGTGGCCGCGGCTGTCATCCAGAAAGCATACAGGAGACATGTGGCGCAAGCTCCAGCTCCTACAGGACAATCCATTGGTCATGGAAACAAATAG
- the LOC144209189 gene encoding sodium channel protein type 4 subunit alpha B-like isoform X1: MKGKNTFWDFWRNRQEQEDLARRVSQLKPLPSQLGKLLENDVVRAQMPKSKMVALLPPVETEVLRKLTTASLEEIHEIKGKNGTERKDDNLGAEKLGKPNEDMESGKPLPFIFGEPAPEFVNTPLEELDPFYQSQKTFVVLDKGNIMHRFNADRACCVLSPFNFSRTTAIKILLNSFFRALILLTVLTNCVFMTLTEPPEWSKFLKYAFIAIYTLEVLVKIAARGFCVGHFTFLWDPCNWLDLLIICTAYMIQVVDLPGLSAFQVLPALKIITVMPGLRRNFGDLRHSVKKMGHVVALTLVTLIVLATLAMHNFMGSLRQKCVLMMPANYSLENVTFHEHISNHVNHFHRPGELDALLCGNRSDSGICPEGYGCLRVGSNPNYGFTNYDSFGWAFLAMIRLATLDFWENLYGMVMRSAGRGYTVYFVLDLVLGSFCLGSLIVAVVAAAYVERKQALMVEDKRKDKEYTYISQMLKKKEKEAAGSTETEHSSAAEEEKPHQTCCSIFTNIFLKWSCCSQFRAKQCLHRFVMDPFFDFFVVICIVLNIIFMAMEHFPMSAEFEVLLTIANLVFTVIFAVEVTLRFLAMGPYCYYQVRWNIFDSVILFLFLLDFVLGDFYRITYLLRVLRLARWWPSFNALLKLIAKLFGSARHSALLLAVITFTFAVVGLHLFGNDYKENVCHISQDCSLPRWHMTDFFHAILLIFRALCGEWIETAWDCMQVAGQPTCLVFYTVVVVLGKLMVLHLFLALLMNGDHHANSQGEGQKNLKAAWNRIRIAMIGLKSQILECIGNQTGWKSQSKIQLNALAGTELKGDDSTQEFLALSFVSSEMVASEVKDLGSHEIYKVDSQVKDSQNGKSLVRTQKPIEENVPDKCFSDHCYECCTVLNMESCPAGLRIWTKVRGACVSVVENKYFQAFITFVVLLSSATLAVEDIHLENRLLLKSILEYAELVFTCVFVVEMLLRFFADGFKKYFTNAWCWLDFFVVIISLLYTVPTFMGNSQMPAVESLRTLRPLRLLSRFEGLKVVTTTLFGAIPSILDVLLSCLTLWLIFSIMGVNLFAGKHFHCINSTSEEIISSIEINNKSQCYELMEDYPEIHWTNTKINFDNVPNGYLALLQVATFKGWMDLMYAASDSKLVETQPEYEANMYNYLYFVIFIIFGSFITFNFLIGAIIEYLRQQKAKIGGTGLFMTRHQIKCYNSIKCLSLKGTWRSAPRPENKIQGLLFDLVTKPCFDMVFMVFACLQVLVLAVETYDQSHQKEEILFWMHFIIIVIFTVECIVKIIALRKHYFSFRWNVFDFVLVILFILGIFIQDLMEKYFIYTGALFSIIRFTRVCRILHFLRIANGVRRLIRVLMRSLPALFNIGLFFSLITFTYCVFGMKNFAFVKNGAMLDDMFNFQTFSNSLLCMFAITTSAGWDGLLFPVMNVYPDCDPQAENAGTSVRGDCGKPVLGVLFFASFVILSLLVTVNMYIVVLLEKFEMADEEATDELDQCDFEMFYETWESFDLQASHLIHSSQLSDFCDNLNEPLRIAKPNRVKITSMDLPLVAGDSVYCVDLLVALVIQARGISGELEKTDLKTSMEKKFLARTTGQVEGATEPISSTLRRKQEDVAAAVIQKAYRRHVAQAPAPTGQSIGHGNK, encoded by the exons ATGAaaggaaaaaacacattttgggatttttggaGGAACCGACAGGAGCAAGAAGATCTTGCCAGGCGGGTCAGTCAACTGAAGCCTTTACCTTCTCAACT GGGAAAGTTGCTCGAGAACGATGTTGTCCGAGCACAGATGCCCAAAAGCAAGATGGTGGCCCTGCTGCCCCCTGTGGAAACGGAGGTTTTGCGGAAATTGACGACTGCCTCGCTGGAAGAGATCCATGAAATCAAAGGAAAGAATGgaacagaaagaaaagatgacaACCTG GGAGCTGAAAAGCTGGGGAAGCCAAATGAGGACATGGAGAGTGGGAAGCCCCTTCCATTCATCTTTGGGGAGCCAGCCCCCGAGTTTGTGAACACGCCTCTGGAAGAGCTTGATCCCTTCTACCAATCACAGAAG ACATTCGTCGTTTTGGATAAAGGAAATATCATGCACAGATTTAATGCTGATCGTGCTTGCTGTGTGCTAAGCCCTTTCAATTTCTCGAGGACCACTGCCATTAAGATCCTCCTGAACT CATTTTTCCGTGCACTCATCCTGCTCACAGTATTGACCAATTGCGTGTTCATGACATTGACTGAACCTCCGGAGTGGAGCAAGTTTCTCAA ATACGCTTTTATAGCCATCTACACACTTGAGGTGCTTGTAAAAATTGCCGCTCGAGGATTCTGCGTTGGTCATTTCACCTTCCTCTGGGATCCCTGTAACTGGTTGGACTTGCTGATCATCTGCACGGC ATACATGATACAAGTGGTGGATTTACCCGGTCTATCTGCTTTCCAAGTACTTCCAGCATTGAAGATCATCACAGTGATGCCGG GTTTGAGGAGGAACTTCGGGGATCTGCGGCACTCAGTGAAGAAGATGGGCCATGTCGTGGCACTGACCCTGGTCACCCTCATTGTCCTGGCCACCCTTGCAATGCACAATTTCATGGGTTCCTTGAGGCAAAAATGTGTGCTTATGATGCCTGCCAACTACTCGCTGGAAAACGTAACTTTTCATGAGCACATCAGCAACCACG TCAACCATTTCCATCGGCCCGGAGAACTCGATGCTCTGTTGTGCGGAAATCGTTCTGATTCCGG GATCTGTCCTGAGGGTTACGGATGTCTGAGGGTGGGGTCGAATCCGAATTATGGCTTCACGAACTATGATTCCTTCGGTTGGGCTTTCCTAGCTATGATACGATTGGCGACTCTGGATTTTTGGGAGAACCTTTACGGAATG GTGATGCGCTCAGCTGGTCGAGGGTACACCGTCTACTTTGTACTCGACCTGGtgcttggctctttttgcctagGCAGTTTAATTGTGGCGGTGGTTGCCGCGGCGTACGTGGAGCGAAAGCAGGCCCTCATGGTCGAGGACAAACGGAAGGACAAAGAGTACACGTACATATCCCAAATGTTGAAGAAGAAAGAGAAGGAG GCGGCTGGCAGCACCGAAACGGAGCATTCGTCAGCAGCCGAGGAAG AAAAGCCACATCAAACGTGCTGctccattttcaccaatattTTCCTCAAATGGTCCTGCTGCAGCCAATTCCGGGCTAAACAGTGTCTTCATCGCTTTGTCATGGACCCATTCttcgatttttttgttgtgatcTGCATTGTGCTGAACATCATTTTTATGGCCATGGAGCATTTTCCGATGTCAGCAGAGTTTGAAGTACTGCTCACCATCGCAAACCTG GTCTTCACAGTAATCTTTGCAGTGGAGGTGACCCTCAGATTTCTTGCCATGGGTCCCTACTGCTATTATCAG GTTCGGTGGAACATCTTTGACAGCGTCATTCTTTTCCTCTTTCTGCTTGACTTCGTACTGGGAGACTTTTATCGAATA ACCTATTTGTTGAGAGTATTGAGGTTGGCCAGGTGGTGGCCTTCTTTCAACGCTTTGCTAAAGCTCATCGCAAAGTTGTTTGGGTCCGCGAGACACTCAGCTCTGCTCCTGGCAGTCATCACCTTTACCTTTGCTGTGGTTGGATTACACCTCTTTGGAAATGACTACAAAGAAAATGTGTGTCACATCTCCCAAGATTGCTCCCTACCTCGCTGGCACATGACCGATTTCTTCCACGCCATTCTTTTAATCTTCCGAGCGCTTTGCGGGGAATGGATCGAGACGGCCTGGGATTGCATGCAGGTGGCGGGTCAGCCCACGTGCCTCGTGTTCTACAcagtggtggtggttttgggAAAGCTGATG GTGTTGCATCTATTCCTGGCCTTATTGATGAATGGAGATCATCATGCTAATtcacaaggagaaggacaaaAGAATCTGAAAGCAGCCTGGAATCGGATCAGGATCGCTATGATTGGGCTAAAGTCGCAGATCTTGGAGTGCATAGGAAATCAGACAGGATGGAAAAGCCAATCAAAAATCCAACTAAATGCTCTTG CAGGCACAGAACTCAAGGGGGATGACAGTACCCAGGAGTTTTTGGCACTCAGTTTCGTAAGCTCAGAAATGGTTGCATCCGAGGTCAAGGACCTTGGCTCTCATGAAATCTACAAGGTTGACAGCCAAGTAAAGGATTCACAA AACGGAAAATCTTTAGTGCGCACGCAAAAGCCTATTGAGGAAAACGTACCCGACAAGTGCTTCAGTGACC ACTGTTATGAGTGCTGCACAGTCTTAAACATGGAGTCTTGTCCTGCCGGACTCAGAATTTGGACCAAAGTGAGGGGAGCATGTGTCTCAGtagttgaaaacaaatatttccaaGCCTTCATTACATTTGTTGTCCTGCTGAGCAGTGCAACTCTG GCCGTTGAAGACATCCATCTGGAGAATCGATTGCTGCTCAAGAGCATTTTGGAGTACGCTGAGTTGGTGTTCACGTGCGTCTTTGTGGTAGAGATGCTTCTGAGGTTCTTCGCCGACggatttaaaaagtactttaccAACGCTTGGTGTTGGCTGGACTTCTTCGTTGTGATT ATCTCTCTGCTTTACACGGTCCCCACTTTCATGGGAAATTCCCAAATGCCGGCCGTAGAGTCCCTGAGAACTCTACGACCTTTGAGGCTCTTATCCCGCTTTGAAGGCCTGAAG GTTGTAACAACAACTCTCTTTGGAGCAATCCCGTCCATCTTGGACGTGCTCCTTTCCTGTCTGACACTCTGGTTGATATTCAGCATTATGGGAGTGAATTTGTTTGCAGGAAAACATTTTCACTGCATCAACAGCACATCCGAAGAGATAATTTCCTCTATAGAAATCAACAACAAGTCTCAGTGTTACGAACTGATGGAAGACTACCCTGAAATCCACTGGACTAATACTAAAATCAATTTTGATAATGTGCCCAATGGTTACCTGGCACTTCTACAAGTG GCAACCTTTAAAGGCTGGATGGATCTCATGTATGCAGCATCAGACAGCAAACTA GTTGAAACACAGCCGGAGTATGAGGCCAATATGTACAACTacctctactttgtgatttttatcATCTTTGGATCCTTCATCACCTTCAACTTCTTGATCGGCGCCATCATTGAGTACCTACGGCAGCAAAAAGCCAAGATAG GTGGAACTGGTCTTTTCATGACAAGGCACCAGATAAAATGCTACAATTCCATCAAGTGCTTAAGCCTTAAGGGGACCTGGAGGTCTGCTCCCCGACCAGAA aaTAAAATTCAGGGGCTGCTTTTTGACCTCGTGACCAAACCCTGTTTTGATATGGTCTTCATGGTGTTCGCTTGCCTTCAAGTGCTTGTTTTGGCGGTGGAAACATATGACCAAAGCCATCAGAAGGAGGAGATTTTATTCTGGATGCACTTTATTATCATCGTCATCTTCACCGTGGAGTGTATCGTGAAGATCATTGCACTCCGAAAGCACTACTTCTCATTTCGATGGAACGTCTTTGACTTTGTACTGGTTATCCTCTTCATTTTGG GAATTTTCATACAAGATCTAATGGAAAAGTACTTCATCTACACAGGCGCACTCTTCAGCATCATCCGATTCACTCGTGTCTGCCGAATCCTTCACTTCCTTCGTATTGCCAATGGCGTACGAAGACTGATCCGTGTTTTGATGAGGTCGCTTCCAGCACTCTTTAACATTGGGCTCTTCTTCTCCCTCATCACATTTACCTACTGCGTCTTTGGAATGAAAAACTTTGCTTTTGTGAAGAACGGAGCCATGCTGGATGACATGTTTAACTTTCAGACCTTTTCGAACAGTCTGCTGTGCATGTTTGCTATCACTACGTCAGCCGGTTGGGACGGTTTGCTCTTTCCTGTCATGAACGTGTATCCGGACTGCGATCCCCAGGCGGAAAATGCCGGAACGTCTGTCCGGGGAGACTGTGGGAAGCCGGTGTTGGGTGTCCTCTTCTTCGCCTCCTTCGTTATCCTTTCATTATTGGTGACAGTCAACATGTACATTGTGGTCCTTTTGGAAAAATTTGAGATGGCGGACGAGGAAGCCACTGACGAGCTCGACCAGTGCGACTTTGAAATGTTTTACGAAACCTGGGAAAGTTTCGATCTGCAAGCGTCCCACTTAATTCACTCCAG CCAGCTGTCCGATTTCTGTGACAATCTGAACGAGCCACTACGGATCGCCAAACCCAACAGGGTCAAAATCACTAGTATGGATTTGCCACTGGTTGCTGGGGACAGCGTCTACTGCGTGGACCTCCTAGTAGCCCTTGTCATTCAG GCACGGGGAATTTCAGGAGAACTTGAAAAGACAGATCTCAAAACCAGCATGGAAAAAAAGTTCCTGGCTCGCACCACTGGCCAAGTCGAG GGCGCCACTGAGCCGATTAGCAGCACTTTGAGAAGGAAGCAGGAAGACGTGGCCGCGGCTGTCATCCAGAAAGCATACAGGAGACATGTGGCGCAAGCTCCAGCTCCTACAGGACAATCCATTGGTCATGGAAACAAATAG
- the paqr8 gene encoding membrane progestin receptor beta — protein MSEDFLHRLSSLIPNADHIGQLPKLSNLFSPSLVLPSPTVVSSQVPSLFREPYIFSGYRPVYQKWHCYLLSLFQRHNESLNVWTHLLAAFVLLHRWWADTGTVGYTSTLASLPLWLFFVSSLMYLFLSAAAHLFQSHSEHAHYFLFFMDYVGVAVYQYGCSLGHYFYTSEPAWRDSCFGSRFLPGAAFLGWLSCAGCCFAKCKYRRPYPVGRKLCQLIPATLAYLLDISPVIHRLSTAAWMEDPALPFYALQIISFLLSAIFFSCPIPERYFPGQCDFLGQGHQIFHLFLSMCTLFQLEAFFYDYVRRRDTIVETFGENQLLCAAISFPTLFLCCILTALITMRHKQKHLKGQYKRDN, from the coding sequence ATGTCAGAAGACTTTCTACATCGACTCAGTAGCTTGATCCCAAACGCAGATCACATCGGCCAACTCCCCAAACTTTCCAACCTGTTTTCTCCCTCTTTGGTGCTACCCAGCCCTACTGTAGTTTCCTCTCAAGTCCCCAGCTTGTTCCGGGAACCTTATATCTTCTCTGGGTACCGTCCTGTCTATCAAAAGTGGCATTGTTACCTCTTGAGCCTCTTTCAGAGGCACAATGAATCCCTCAATGTGTGGACTCACTTGCTAGCAGCTTTTGTGCTTTTACACCGCTGGTGGGCTGACACGGGTACCGTGGGATACACCTCAACATTAGCTTCTCTACCTTTATGGCTCTTTTTTGTATCTTCGCTTATGTATTTGTTTCTCAGTGCTGCAGCTCATCTCTTTCAGTCTCATTCTGAACATGCACATTACTTCTTGTTTTTCATGGACTATGTGGGTGTGGCTGTTTATCAGTACGGATGTTCTCTTggacattatttttacacatccGAGCCAGCTTGGAGAGACAGCTGTTTTGGCTCAAGGTTCCTGCCAGGTGCTGCTTTTTTGGGATGGCTTTCCTGCGCTGGCTGCTGTTTCGCAAAATGCAAATATCGACGGCCATATCCAGTGGGTCGTAAACTCTGTCAGCTGATCCCCGCCACATTGGCATATCTTTTGGACATTAGTCCCGTGATACACAGGCTGTCAACCGCGGCCTGGATGGAGGACCCTGCACTGCCTTTTTATGCCCTCCAGATCATCTCATTTCTTTTGAGCGCAATCTTTTTCTCTTGTCCAATACCTGAGCGCTATTTTCCAGGccaatgtgattttctgggaCAAGGACACCAGatatttcacttgtttttgTCTATGTGTACACTGTTTCAACTTGAAGCTTTCTTCTATGACTATGTTAGGCGGAGGGATACCATAGTAGAGACATTTGGTGAGAATCAATTGTTGTGTGCTGCTATATCATTCCCCACGCTGTTCCTGTGTTGTATTTTGACAGCACTTATAACAATGAGGCACAAACAGAAACATCTGAAAGGGCAATATAAGAGAGACAATTAA